One Brassica oleracea var. oleracea cultivar TO1000 chromosome C7, BOL, whole genome shotgun sequence genomic window carries:
- the LOC106306237 gene encoding 3-ketoacyl-CoA synthase 19: MTDNQDQPHRPVPVHVTNADQNPNNLPNFLLSVRLKYVKLGYHYLISNALYILLLPLLAATIANLSSFSLNDLTILYNHLRFHFLSATLATALLIALSTAYFTTRPRRVFLLDFSCYKPDPSLICTRETFMDRSQRVGIFTEDNLAFQQKILERSGLGQKTYFPEALLRVPPNPCMEEARKEAETVMFGAIDAVLEKTGIKPKDIGILVVNCSLFNPTPSLSAMIVNKYKLRGNILSYNLGGMGCSAGLISIDLAKQLLQVQPNSYALVVSTENITQNWYLGNDRSMLLSNCIFRMGGAAVLLSNRSSDRRRSKYQLIHTVRTHKGADDNAFGCVYQREDNNAEETGKVGVSLSKNLMAIAGEALKTNITTLGPLVLPMSEQLLFFATLVARKVFKVKKIKPYIPDFKLAFEHFCIHAGGRAVLDEIEKNLDLSEWHMEPSRMTLNRFGNTSSSSLWYELAYSEAKGRIKRGDRTWQIAFGSGFKCNSAVWKALRTIDPVEKSNPWSDEIHEFPVAVPRITPVTSS; this comes from the exons ATGACCGATAACCAAGACCAACCTCACCGTCCTGTCCCGGTCCATGTCACAAACGCCGACCAAAACCCAAACAACCTCCCGAACTTTCTCTTATCCGTTCGTCTCAAATACGTCAAACTCGGTTACCATTACCTAATCTCCAACGCTCTCTACATCCTCCTCCTCCCTCTCCTCGCCGCCACAATCGCCAACCTCTCCTCTTTCTCCCTCAACGACCTAACTATCCTCTACAACCACCTCCGTTTCCATTTCCTCTCCGCCACCCTCGCCACTGCACTTTTAATCGCTCTCTCTACAGCTTATTTCACCACTCGTCCTCGCCGTGTCTTCCTCCTCGACTTCTCATGTTACAAACCAGACCCTTCTCTGATCTGCACTCGAGAAACATTCATGGACCGTTCTCAACGTGTAGGTATCTTCACGGAAGATAATCTCGCTTTCCAACAAAAGATCCTAGAGAGATCCGGTCTTGGTCAGAAAACGTACTTCCCCGAAGCTCTTCTTCGTGTTCCTCCAAATCCTTGCATGGAGGAAGCAAGAAAAGAAGCCGAGACGGTTATGTTCGGAGCTATCGACGCTGTTCTTGAGAAAACCGGTATTAAACCGAAGGATATTGGGATTCTTGTGGTGAATTGTAGTTTGTTTAATCCGACTCCGTCACTTTCTGCGATGATCGTGAATAAGTATAAGCTTAGAGGGAATATTTTGAGCTATAATCTCGGTGGAATGGGTTGTAGTGCTGGTCTTATCTCCATCGATCTCGCTAAACAGCTTCTTCAG GTCCAACCAAACTCATACGCACTAGTGGTGAGCACAGAGAACATAACTCAAAACTGGTACTTAGGCAATGACCGATCAATGCTTTTATCTAATTGCATCTTCCGTATGGGTGGAGCCGCCGTACTTCTCTCAAACCGTTCGTCCGATCGCAGGCGCTCAAAATATCAGCTCATCCATACCGTCCGTACACACAAAGGAGCTGACGACAACGCATTTGGCTGCGTTTACCAACGAGAAGACAACAACGCAGAAGAAACCGGCAAAGTCGGAGTCTCTCTTTCTAAAAACCTAATGGCAATAGCTGGAGAAGCACTCAAGACAAACATCACAACTCTCGGACCACTCGTCCTACCCATGTCCGAACAGCTTCTCTTTTTCGCAACCCTTGTGGCACGCAAAGTCTTCAAAGTCAAGAAGATAAAGCCTTACATTCCCGACTTCAAGCTAGCGTTCGAGCATTTCTGCATTCATGCTGGAGGTAGAGCCGTGCTTGACGAGATAGAGAAGAATTTGGATTTGTCCGAGTGGCATATGGAGCCATCGAGGATGACGTTGAACCGGTTTGGTAATACTTCGAGTAGCTCGCTTTGGTATGAACTTGCGTATAGTGAAGCTAAAGGGAGGATTAAGAGAGGAGACAGGACTTGGCAGATTGCTTTTGGATCGGGCTTTAAGTGTAACAGTGCGGTCTGGAAAGCTTTGAGAACAATTGATCCGGTTGAGAAGTCCAACCCATGGAGTGATGAGATTCATGAGTTTCCTGTTGCAGTTCCTAGGATCACTCCCGTTACATCGTCGTAG
- the LOC106301632 gene encoding vegetative cell wall protein gp1, whose amino-acid sequence MSQSCVMSLVSANVTRSFFLCSSKSKPCSTRLIAASKSVKRVRRFMSLSYSLPRFDFVGQIGPPEIQFPEELPSRPSRGPEWAPLEVPELPNTPEINPSETPPEVTTVPSDPPPVGPPQSPDPEFPVPPLPSPPMPDTPNPPAPERPPDVVPPNWEPPRPPDIVPPEIPPPGIDPPPPMGPTII is encoded by the coding sequence ATGTCGCAGAGTTGCGTTATGTCTTTGGTGTCTGCTAATGTTACGAGGTCTTTCTTCTTGTGCTCATCCAAGTCTAAACCATGTTCCACACGGCTAATCGCAGCATCGAAATCGGTTAAACGGGTCAGAAGGTTCATGTCCTTATCCTACTCCCTTCCCCGGTTTGATTTCGTTGGCCAAATCGGTCCACCTGAAATTCAATTTCCTGAAGAGTTACCTTCACGGCCGAGTAGAGGACCAGAGTGGGCCCCGTTAGAAGTCCCAGAACTTCCTAATACACCGGAGATAAACCCGTCGGAAACTCCTCCAGAAGTCACGACAGTTCCTAGCGATCCACCACCGGTTGGACCGCCGCAAAGTCCTGACCCTGAGTTTCCGGTCCCACCGCTTCCGTCTCCACCGATGCCAGATACGCCAAATCCTCCAGCTCCGGAAAGACCTCCTGATGTGGTGCCTCCAAACTGGGAACCTCCTCGTCCACCGGATATCGTTCCACCAGAGATTCCACCGCCGGGAATAGACCCTCCACCGCCTATGGGCCCCACCATCATATAG
- the LOC106301631 gene encoding ATP sulfurylase 4, chloroplastic, with product MASSAAIVFSGSPFRSSPINSHRVSLYASRPVSLRRGGVFSRRGLAVKAALIEPDGGKLMDLVVEESKRRVMKREAETVPVRIMLNRVDLEWVHVLSEGWASPLRGFMRQSEFLQTLHFNSIRLEDGSVVNMSVPIVLAIDDEQKSRIGDSDRVTLVDSSGNPIAILSDIEIYKHPKEERIARTWGTTAPGLPYAEEAITRSGNWLIGGDLQVLEPIKYNDGLDRFRLSPSQLREEFTKRDADAVFAFQLRNPVHNGHALLMTDTRRRLLEMGYKNPVLLLNPLGGFTKADDVPLSWRMRQHEKVLEDGVLDPETTVVSIFPSPMHYAGPTEVQWHAKARINAGANFYIVGRDPAGMAHPTEKRDLYDADHGKQVLSMSPGLERLNILPFKVAAYDTTQGKMAFFDPARSQDFLFISGTKMRGLAKKKENPPDGFMCPSGWKVLVDYYDSVNAESGNGRVSEAAISA from the exons ATGGCTTCTTCAGCCGCCATCGTCTTCTCCGGTTCTCCTTTTCGATCATCACCAATCAATAGCCATCGTGTTTCCCTCTACGCCTCTAGACCCGTCTCTCTCCGTCGAGGCGGAGTCTTTTCCCGCCGCGGTCTCGCCGTGAAAGCGGCTCTGATCGAGCCGGACGGAGGAAAGCTCATGGACCTCGTCGTCGAGGAATCGAAGCGGCGCGTGATGAAACGCGAGGCGGAGACGGTTCCCGTAAGGATCATGCTGAATCGCGTGGATCTCGAGTGGGTACACGTGCTCAGCGAAGGCTGGGCGAGCCCGCTCCGAGGCTTCATGAGACAGTCAGAGTTCCTCCAAACACTTCATTTCAACTCGATCCGGCTCGAAGACGGCTCCGTCGTCAACATGTCGGTTCCGATCGTTCTCGCGATCGACGACGAGCAGAAGAGTCGCATCGGCGATTCTGACCGAGTCACGCTCGTTGACTCGTCTGGTAACCCCATCGCCATTCTCAGCGA CATCGAGATTTACAAGCACCCTAAAGAAGAACGTATAGCAAGAACCTGGGGAACAACAGCTCCAGGTCTTCCTTACGCAGAAGAAGCAATCACCAGATCAGGAAACTGGTTGATCGGAGGTGATTTGCAAGTCCTGGAGCCGATCAAGTACAACGACGGTCTTGACCGGTTCCGTCTGTCTCCGTCTCAGCTCCGTGAGGAGTTCACAAAGCGTGACGCGGACGCGGTTTTCGCGTTCCAGCTAAGGAACCCGGTACACAATGGTCACGCCCTTCTCATGACCGATACTCGAAGAAGACTTCTTGAGATGGGTTACAAAAACCCTGTCCTATTGCTGAATCCACTTGGAGGATTCACTAAAGCCGATGATGTACCTCTCAGCTGGCGTATGAGGCAACACGAGAAG GTGCTTGAGGATGGTGTTCTTGATCCAGAGACTACTGTGGTCTCCATCTTCCCATCTCCAATGCACTATGCTGGCCCTACCGAGGTTCAGTGGCACGCCAAAGCTAGGATCAATGCGGGAGCCAATTTCTACATTGTTGGCCGCGATCCGGCAGGTATGGCCCATCCAACAGAGAAGAGGGATCTATATGATGCCGATCACGGGAAGCAAGTACTCAGCATGTCCCCAGGACTCGAACGCCTCAACATTCTTCCCTTTAAG GTTGCTGCATATGACACAACTCAGGGGAAAATGGCTTTCTTTGATCCTGCCAGGTCTCAAGACTTTCTCTTCATATCAGGAACCAAG ATGCGTGGCTTGGCGAAGAAGAAAGAGAACCCACCAGACGGTTTCATGTGTCCCTCTGGTTGGAAAGTGTTGGTTGATTATTACGACAGTGTCAACGCAGAGTCTGGTAACGGAAGGGTTTCAGAAGCTGCCATTTCTGCTTGA
- the LOC106304186 gene encoding pentatricopeptide repeat-containing protein At5g43790 yields MTSPSTSNNHRCVNLISKCKTLENLKQIHGQFLTIGLSHHTFPLSKLLLLSSTVCLPYALSIFRRISNPSVFLYNTLIASIVSNHQSTQTHLAFSLYAQISRPNEFTYPSLLKASGFHPRWHRHGRALHAHVLKFLEPVNHDRFVQAALVGFYANCGKLRVARSLFDRITEPDLATWNTLLAAYARSSEGEGEIDLGLHEEGLRLFVNMRMSSCVRPNEVSLVALMKSCAGLGDLCGGVWAHVYLLKSNLSLNQFVGTSLIDLYSKCGCLSFARQVFDEMHQRDTLCYNAMIRGLAVHGFGLEAIGFYKNLISQGLAPDDATFVVTISACSHSGLVDEGLETFNSMKAVYNIEPKVEHYGCLVDLLGRSGRLEEAEECIKKMPMKPNAMLWRSFLGSAQIHNDLVRGEIALKNLLGLEIENSGKYVLLSNIYAGTNRWDDVEKTRELMKDHRVNKSPGISTSN; encoded by the coding sequence ATGACATCTCCAAGCACAAGCAACAATCACCGATGCGTAAACCTGATATCAAAATGCAAAACCCTCGAGAATCTCAAGCAAATCCACGGACAGTTCCTTACAATCGGCCTCTCTCACCACACGTTTCCTCTAAGCAAACTGCTTCTTTTATCCTCCACCGTCTGCTTACCCTACGCTCTCTCTATCTTCCGTCGCATCTCCAACCCTTCCGTCTTCCTCTACAACACTCTCATCGCCTCCATCGTCTCCAATCACCAATCGACTCAAACCCATCTCGCCTTTTCTCTCTACGCTCAGATTTCGAGACCCAATGAGTTCACGTACCCTTCTCTCTTGAAAGCATCGGGCTTTCACCCTCGGTGGCATCGCCATGGAAGGGCTCTTCATGCCCATGTGTTGAAGTTTCTCGAACCGGTTAATCATGATCGGTTTGTGCAAGCTGCGTTGGTTGGGTTTTACGCCAATTGCGGGAAACTGAGAGTAGCTAGGTCTCTGTTCGATCGAATTACAGAACCTGATTTAGCTACTTGGAACACCCTTCTCGCTGCGTACGCTAGGTCCAGCGAAGGAGAAGGTGAGATTGATCTCGGTTTACACGAGGAGGGTTTGAGGTTGTTCGTGAATATGCGGATGAGTTCGTGTGTGAGACCGAACGAGGTTTCTCTTGTAGCTTTGATGAAATCTTGTGCGGGTTTAGGTGATCTTTGTGGAGGAGTATGGGCTCATGTGTATCTCTTGAAAAGCAATCTGTCTCTTAACCAGTTCGTTGGAACTTCTCTTATCGACCTCTACTCAAAATGTGGATGTTTGAGTTTCGCACGCCAAGTGTTCGATGAAATGCACCAGAGAGATACGTTGTGTTACAACGCCATGATCCGCGGTTTAGCGGTTCACGGGTTTGGCCTTGAAGCTATCGGATTTTACAAGAACTTGATCTCCCAAGGACTAGCCCCGGACGACGCGACATTTGTGGTGACGATATCGGCCTGTTCGCACTCGGGTCTAGTGGACGAGGGTCTCGAAACTTTCAACTCGATGAAAGCGGTTTATAATATCGAGCCTAAGGTTGAGCACTATGGATGTTTAGTTGATCTACTGGGCAGATCTGGACGGTTGGAAGAAGCTGAAGAATGCATCAAGAAGATGCCGATGAAGCCAAACGCGATGTTGTGGAGATCGTTTCTTGGATCGGCTCAAATCCACAATGACTTGGTGAGGGGTGAAATTGCGCTAAAGAATTTGTTGGGGTTAGAAATTGAAAACAGCGGAAAGTATGTGCTTTTGTCGAATATTTATGCCGGAACGAACCGTTGGGATGACGTGGAGAAGACCCGGGAACTTATGAAAGACCACCGTGTTAATAAATCTCCAGGGATTAGTACTAGTAATTAA